A part of Amycolatopsis lurida genomic DNA contains:
- a CDS encoding UdgX family uracil-DNA binding protein (This protein belongs to the uracil DNA glycosylase superfamily, members of which act in excision repair of DNA. However, it belongs more specifically to UdgX branch, whose founding member was found to bind uracil in DNA (where it does not belong), without cleaving it, appears to promote DNA repair by a pathway involving RecA, rather than base excision.), with product MATKAPGADPPETVDLDRLRSAASGCRGCDLYRDATQTVFGEGSRTAEIMVVGEQPGDQEDRQGAPFVGPAGKLLDRALDEAGFDRRKIYVTNAVKHFKFTRDERGKRRIHKTPSKTEIVACRPWLHAELAAVRPELLIFLGATAAKALLGDDFRITRSRGERIDLAEFATTAVATVHPSAVLRAPDRDEAYRAFVADLVAARGDR from the coding sequence ATGGCGACCAAGGCACCCGGGGCGGATCCGCCCGAAACCGTGGATCTGGACAGGCTTCGGTCGGCGGCGTCCGGCTGCCGCGGCTGCGACCTGTACCGCGACGCCACCCAGACCGTCTTCGGCGAAGGCTCACGTACGGCGGAGATCATGGTGGTCGGCGAGCAACCCGGCGATCAGGAAGACCGCCAGGGCGCCCCGTTCGTAGGGCCGGCCGGAAAGCTGCTCGACCGGGCCCTCGACGAGGCGGGGTTCGACCGCCGGAAGATCTACGTCACCAACGCGGTCAAACATTTCAAGTTCACACGGGACGAACGCGGCAAACGCCGGATCCACAAGACACCGTCCAAGACCGAGATCGTCGCCTGCCGTCCGTGGCTGCACGCCGAACTGGCCGCGGTACGCCCGGAGTTGCTGATCTTCCTCGGCGCGACGGCGGCGAAGGCACTGCTGGGCGACGACTTCCGCATCACCCGGAGCCGCGGCGAGCGGATCGACCTCGCCGAGTTCGCCACCACCGCCGTCGCCACCGTGCACCCGTCGGCGGTGCTGCGCGCGCCGGATCGCGACGAGGCCTATCGGGCCTTCGTCGCGGATCTCGTGGCGGCGCGCGGCGACCGCTGA
- a CDS encoding LLM class F420-dependent oxidoreductase produces the protein MRIGYTLMTEQAGPKDLVGYAAGAEKAGFDFEVMSDHFSPWLDEQGHSPYAWSVLGAVTQSTERVELMTFVTCPTMRYHPAVVAQKAATVQALSDGRFTLGLGAGENLNEHVVGRGWPPVNVRHEMLAEAVQIIGGLFDGGYFNYKGDHFRVDSAKLWDLPEQRVPIGVAVSGSQSVTRFAPIADAMIAVEPDGSLCREWDATKLGPPGRKIAQLPVSWGEDRDAAIRRAHEQFRWFGGGWKVNAELPGPAGFAGATQYVKPEDVAEAIPCGPDVDRIVKQVGEFEAAGFTDLALIQIGGDQQEGFLRFAEDTLLPALRS, from the coding sequence ATGCGTATCGGCTACACCCTCATGACCGAACAGGCCGGACCGAAAGACCTGGTGGGATACGCCGCCGGAGCGGAGAAGGCGGGGTTCGACTTCGAGGTCATGAGCGATCACTTTTCGCCCTGGCTGGACGAGCAGGGGCATTCGCCGTACGCGTGGAGCGTGCTGGGAGCGGTCACCCAGAGCACCGAGAGGGTCGAACTGATGACCTTCGTGACGTGTCCGACCATGCGCTACCACCCGGCGGTGGTGGCGCAGAAGGCGGCGACCGTGCAGGCGCTTTCGGACGGCCGGTTCACCCTGGGGCTCGGCGCGGGGGAGAACCTCAACGAGCATGTGGTCGGACGCGGCTGGCCGCCGGTGAACGTCCGGCACGAAATGCTCGCCGAAGCGGTCCAGATCATCGGCGGGCTCTTCGACGGCGGCTACTTCAACTACAAGGGTGACCACTTCCGGGTGGACTCGGCGAAGCTGTGGGACCTGCCGGAGCAGCGTGTCCCGATCGGGGTCGCGGTGTCCGGGTCGCAGTCGGTGACCAGGTTTGCGCCGATCGCCGACGCGATGATCGCGGTGGAACCGGACGGGTCGCTGTGCCGCGAGTGGGACGCGACCAAACTCGGCCCGCCCGGCAGGAAGATCGCCCAGCTGCCGGTGTCCTGGGGCGAGGATCGCGATGCCGCGATCCGGCGGGCGCACGAGCAGTTCCGCTGGTTCGGTGGCGGCTGGAAGGTCAACGCCGAACTGCCGGGGCCCGCGGGGTTCGCCGGGGCCACCCAGTACGTCAAACCGGAGGACGTCGCCGAGGCGATCCCCTGCGGGCCCGACGTCGACCGGATCGTGAAGCAGGTCGGCGAGTTCGAGGCGGCGGGGTTCACCGATCTCGCCCTGATCCAGATCGGCGGCGACCAGCAGGAAGGCTTCCTCCGCTTCGCCGAGGACACGCTGCTCCCTGCGCTGCGGAGCTGA
- a CDS encoding anti-sigma factor produces the protein MDAHGRGGLTPQTRSQSDGLSDRVELRLPAEAEQIPLVRTLTHGVVSRADFGLDAISDAKMAVDEACSQLVQPAELGAVLCCVFHEIPEGIAVSISTRTNRPYLPSETTFGWHVLTTLTHSVRARCEPIPGETGGTTTIDLVLAPGTSDG, from the coding sequence ATGGATGCACACGGACGGGGCGGCCTCACCCCCCAGACCCGGTCACAGTCGGACGGTCTGTCCGACCGGGTCGAGCTTCGTCTTCCCGCGGAGGCGGAGCAGATCCCTCTCGTCCGCACGCTCACCCATGGTGTGGTGTCCCGTGCGGACTTCGGCTTGGACGCCATTTCAGACGCGAAGATGGCTGTCGACGAAGCCTGTTCCCAACTTGTCCAGCCCGCTGAACTGGGAGCCGTTCTTTGTTGTGTCTTTCACGAGATACCGGAAGGAATCGCCGTCTCGATCTCGACGCGGACGAACCGGCCCTATCTGCCGAGCGAGACGACGTTCGGCTGGCACGTCTTGACGACGTTGACCCACTCGGTGCGGGCGCGGTGCGAACCGATTCCCGGCGAAACAGGGGGCACGACGACGATCGACCTCGTCTTGGCCCCGGGAACGAGCGACGGGTGA
- a CDS encoding SigB/SigF/SigG family RNA polymerase sigma factor — MSGERKTLTRQADDYAQCEPLFEELSSLPEDSPRRREVRARLVTELLPLAEHIATRFSGRGEPREDLVQVARIGLINAVDRFDPDRGHDFLSFAVPTIMGEVRRHFRDTGWSVRVPRRLKELHVSLSQGTAALSQQFGRAPTPTELAEYLGLEVNDVREGLLAGQAYQTLSVDKPVHDNATEALSLADTIGEEDHDMALVETHEALQPLLRELPKRERAILVMRFFGGYTQTQIAERIGISQMHVSRLLSQTLDQLRGKLSE, encoded by the coding sequence GTGAGTGGCGAGCGCAAAACTCTCACTCGGCAAGCTGACGACTACGCCCAGTGCGAACCGCTCTTCGAGGAGCTGTCGTCGCTGCCGGAGGATTCCCCGCGCCGCCGGGAGGTGCGTGCCCGCCTCGTCACCGAACTGCTGCCGCTCGCCGAGCACATCGCCACCAGGTTCTCCGGACGGGGCGAGCCTCGCGAAGACCTGGTCCAGGTGGCGCGGATCGGCCTGATCAACGCGGTCGACCGGTTCGACCCCGACCGCGGGCACGATTTCCTCTCGTTCGCCGTGCCCACGATCATGGGCGAGGTCCGGCGGCATTTCCGGGACACGGGCTGGTCCGTCCGGGTGCCGAGGCGGCTCAAGGAACTTCACGTCTCGCTCAGCCAGGGCACGGCCGCGTTGTCCCAGCAGTTCGGCCGCGCGCCGACTCCCACCGAACTCGCCGAATACCTCGGCCTCGAGGTCAACGACGTGCGGGAAGGACTGCTCGCCGGCCAGGCGTATCAGACGTTGTCGGTCGACAAACCGGTGCACGACAACGCCACCGAGGCCCTCTCCCTCGCCGACACGATCGGCGAAGAGGACCACGACATGGCGTTGGTGGAGACGCACGAGGCGCTGCAACCCCTGCTGCGGGAGCTCCCCAAGCGGGAACGCGCGATCCTCGTGATGCGCTTCTTCGGGGGCTACACCCAGACGCAGATCGCGGAACGGATCGGCATCTCGCAGATGCACGTTTCGCGGCTCCTGTCGCAGACGCTGGACCAGTTGCGCGGCAAGCTCTCCGAGTAA